A genomic stretch from Dissulfurispira thermophila includes:
- a CDS encoding ATP-binding protein: MSDLLKKIKEMRISLSTKLIIGCSVTLILALGISFYIIAHRQERLIMGQVENEARAIFKQIVITRKWIADHGGIFVEKLPWIKPTPYIKDSEVRDVQGKRYVRETPAMVTKELSKYAKDKGLYWFHITSLKLINPGNAPDDFERNALNQFEKASIKELISIEKIDNSRYLRYISPLYVEEACLQCHAKQGYKLGDVRGAISITIPMDKTFAEIASNRQSMLLAAIITVLALISAMFFMLRKIVMTPMKRLKSAIDEFSEGKYFPSKRLKTGDEFEDLCNAFSQMAGTLTDYHTCLNNKIKDATRGLEETNRKLIETNRLLNEANIKKSDFIARASHELRTPLTSIKGAMDYISAKLSSYLKSHHEESALDDLHIFFDVIKKNSERLVRMVNTMLDIERIEMGASELRFSDINLSYLIAEVLAYLQINADKKGIFFNANIPNNIIVSIDEDRIKQVLINLLSNAIKFAPEESEILIFAYPEKDYAIVEIWDEGPGIHPSEHEKIFEKFYRNGNKEGTGLGLAICKSIIEAHNGIIGVNSDGKNGSCFYFKLPYTRGHHEGFSQEGFNRTEQHKLLEIAKKIATPC, from the coding sequence ATGTCTGATTTATTAAAGAAAATAAAGGAGATGAGGATAAGCCTCAGTACTAAATTAATCATAGGATGCAGCGTTACTCTAATATTAGCCCTTGGCATTTCCTTCTATATTATTGCTCATCGTCAGGAAAGACTCATTATGGGACAGGTAGAGAATGAAGCCCGTGCCATATTCAAGCAGATAGTAATCACAAGAAAATGGATAGCAGACCACGGAGGGATATTCGTAGAAAAGCTCCCGTGGATAAAGCCTACCCCTTATATAAAAGATTCAGAGGTCAGGGATGTGCAGGGCAAGCGATATGTAAGAGAAACTCCGGCAATGGTCACAAAAGAACTATCTAAGTATGCAAAAGACAAAGGACTCTATTGGTTTCATATAACGAGCTTGAAACTAATAAACCCGGGAAACGCACCTGATGACTTTGAAAGAAATGCACTCAATCAATTTGAAAAAGCTTCTATAAAAGAGCTTATCTCAATAGAAAAAATAGATAACTCCAGATACCTTAGATATATATCACCGCTTTATGTTGAAGAGGCATGCCTTCAATGCCATGCAAAACAGGGTTATAAACTTGGCGATGTCAGGGGCGCTATAAGCATCACAATCCCCATGGATAAAACATTTGCAGAAATTGCTTCAAACAGACAAAGTATGTTACTTGCTGCTATTATTACTGTCCTTGCTCTTATATCTGCCATGTTCTTTATGCTGAGAAAGATTGTAATGACACCGATGAAAAGGCTTAAATCAGCAATCGATGAATTTTCAGAAGGTAAATATTTTCCATCAAAAAGACTAAAGACAGGAGATGAGTTTGAAGACCTCTGCAATGCATTTTCACAGATGGCAGGCACTCTCACAGATTATCATACCTGTCTGAATAATAAAATAAAAGATGCAACAAGAGGACTTGAAGAGACAAACAGGAAATTAATCGAAACCAATCGCCTTCTCAATGAGGCGAACATAAAAAAATCTGATTTTATAGCAAGGGCATCCCATGAACTCAGGACGCCTCTAACATCCATTAAAGGTGCAATGGATTATATATCTGCAAAACTCTCTTCATACCTCAAATCCCATCATGAAGAATCAGCCCTCGATGACCTTCATATATTTTTTGATGTGATAAAGAAAAATTCCGAGAGATTGGTACGCATGGTCAACACCATGCTGGATATCGAGAGAATAGAAATGGGGGCTTCTGAATTGCGATTCAGCGATATAAATCTTTCTTATCTTATTGCAGAGGTACTTGCCTATCTACAGATCAATGCTGATAAAAAGGGCATATTTTTCAATGCAAATATACCAAATAATATTATCGTCAGCATTGATGAAGATAGGATAAAACAAGTTCTTATCAATCTCCTGTCTAATGCCATAAAGTTCGCTCCAGAAGAATCCGAGATACTTATCTTTGCATATCCTGAAAAAGATTATGCAATTGTCGAAATATGGGATGAAGGCCCTGGTATCCATCCATCAGAACACGAAAAGATATTTGAAAAATTCTACAGAAATGGTAACAAAGAAGGGACAGGGCTCGGTCTTGCTATATGTAAAAGCATAATAGAGGCGCATAATGGTATAATTGGCGTAAACAGCGACGGCAAAAATGGAAGCTGTTTTTATTTCAAACTACCTTATACAAGAGGACATCATGAAGGCTTTTCACAAGAAGGCTTCAATAGGACAGAACAACACAAACTACTGGAGATAGCAAAAAAGATAGCAACACCATGTTAA
- a CDS encoding sensor domain-containing diguanylate cyclase: MQLPAPANDVHSLIVNALLFLFHIDTVSIMVKEKKLFRTVISSGRLRDNIASICMEDNNYLISRAIEGLKPTSTNDIAEISRLGLPDSVNSMHIFPIACKDCTHGVIVIYNSVISREEAYSILEFCKLVCLVFKANILHNAYDECINDMYILNTSVKKLTPQLHNTDLLYESIVDTATELLTAEKGSLMLPEGDSLLIKAVKGINRWLANGIRIKSGEGIARNVFKNGSPLLVKDISKIEGPRIKPKSHYKTGSFVSVPLKFASETMGVLNVTDKTTGEEFTERDFNLLNHFASYASISLKVSNYYNLAEQMKELSITDHLTGLFNRRYFQERFTEEIHRSERYSLVFSLAMLDIDDFKLLNDTEGHLAGDSVLKELSRIARECLRANDVICRFGGEEFAILMPQTHKEEAFIVTERIRNNIKESFSYRFKKFPHPAITLSIGIASFPDDGKNINDLIKNADTALYKAKELGKDRTIIFIIS; this comes from the coding sequence ATGCAGTTACCCGCCCCTGCAAATGATGTCCATTCATTAATCGTTAACGCATTGTTATTTCTGTTTCATATAGACACTGTCTCCATAATGGTCAAAGAGAAGAAATTATTTAGGACTGTTATATCATCGGGTAGACTAAGAGACAATATAGCATCTATCTGTATGGAAGATAACAACTATCTGATCTCCCGCGCCATTGAAGGCTTGAAGCCGACATCTACAAATGATATAGCAGAAATATCTCGGCTCGGTCTGCCTGACAGCGTTAATTCAATGCACATATTCCCTATTGCATGCAAGGACTGCACTCACGGCGTAATAGTCATATACAACTCTGTTATATCGCGGGAAGAGGCGTACAGCATATTAGAGTTCTGTAAACTTGTCTGCCTTGTGTTTAAGGCAAACATACTTCATAATGCATACGACGAATGCATTAATGACATGTACATATTAAACACATCTGTAAAAAAACTAACACCCCAGTTGCATAATACTGATTTGCTCTATGAGTCAATTGTAGATACTGCCACTGAACTCTTGACCGCTGAAAAGGGTTCATTAATGCTGCCAGAGGGAGACAGCTTATTAATAAAAGCTGTAAAAGGCATCAACAGATGGCTTGCAAATGGAATAAGAATAAAGTCAGGTGAAGGAATTGCAAGAAATGTATTTAAAAATGGAAGCCCTTTACTTGTAAAAGATATCAGCAAAATAGAAGGTCCACGCATAAAACCAAAATCTCATTATAAGACTGGTTCTTTTGTAAGCGTACCCTTGAAGTTTGCATCTGAAACGATGGGTGTTCTAAATGTTACAGACAAGACAACAGGAGAGGAATTTACAGAGCGAGATTTCAACCTCCTTAATCATTTTGCATCATATGCTTCGATTTCTCTAAAAGTATCTAATTATTACAATCTTGCAGAACAGATGAAAGAACTCTCTATCACAGACCATTTAACAGGTCTATTCAACAGAAGATACTTTCAAGAACGTTTTACAGAAGAGATACACCGTTCTGAACGATATAGTCTTGTCTTTTCGCTGGCAATGCTTGATATTGACGATTTTAAACTCCTCAATGATACAGAAGGACATCTTGCAGGGGACAGTGTACTGAAAGAACTGTCTCGCATTGCAAGGGAGTGTCTGAGGGCAAATGATGTCATCTGTAGATTCGGCGGAGAAGAATTTGCAATCCTCATGCCCCAGACTCACAAAGAGGAGGCATTCATAGTCACAGAAAGAATACGAAACAATATAAAAGAATCTTTTTCTTACAGATTTAAAAAATTCCCCCACCCTGCAATAACTTTAAGCATAGGGATAGCATCTTTTCCTGATGATGGCAAAAACATTAACGACCTGATAAAAAATGCTGATACAGCTCTATATAAAGCAAAAGAACTGGGTAAAGACAGAACTATAATCTTTATCATATCCTAA